From Etheostoma cragini isolate CJK2018 chromosome 1, CSU_Ecrag_1.0, whole genome shotgun sequence, a single genomic window includes:
- the LOC117947988 gene encoding mucin-5B-like, whose amino-acid sequence MKTCRNPSGNCSSLITALEGCYPQCPPTQPFFDEDTMKCAAWDQCGCYDDINIHYSIGEKVPSNNCYTCSCTVSGIRCSYNVNSCTCFINGKTYKYGETIYNTTDGLGNCITAECGANGNVTRSMYPCLTTTTASPTTTPFAFSTVGKTTSVVTTLLSKNTLGTTSKSKETTTTTRQYLQKPQPNL is encoded by the exons ATGAAGACCTGTAGGAATCCCTCAGGAAACTGTTCCAGCCTCATTACTGCTCTGGAAG GCTGCTATCCACAGTGTCCCCCAACCCAGCCCTTCTTTGATGAAGACACCATGAAGTGTGCTGCCTGGGACCAATGTGGCTGCTATGATGACATAAACATACACTACAGCATTGGAGAGAAGGTTCCATCAAACAACTGTTACACTTG CTCCTGTACAGTCTCTGGAATAAGATGCAGCTACAATGTAAAct CTTGCACATGTTTCATTAATGGAAAAACCTACAAATATGGGGAAACCATATACAACACCACAGACGGGCTAGGAAACTGCATCACAGCTGAGTGCGGGGCCAATGGGAACGTAACCAGAAGTATGTACCCGTGCCTAACTACTACCACAGCAAGTCCTACAACTACCCCTTTTGCATTCAGCACAGTTGGAAAGACAACTTCAG TTGTAACTACATTACtgtcaaaaaacacattggGAACCACATCCAAATCTAAAGAAACCACAACCACGACAAGG CAATATCTACAGAAGCCACAACCAAATCTGTAG